In Mycolicibacterium aubagnense, the DNA window GGTGCGGGCCGCCGCGACCACCATGTTCTTCGGCTACCGCGCCGCCGAACTGGCGGCGGGCGGCGACGAGTTGACCGACCAGGTCACCACCACGGTCCGGCAGTGGGCCGGGCTGGCCAGGGATCGGGGTATCGCGGCGGTGTTCGAGTCGGCGGTCTCCCTGGGCCTGCCCGAACGAGTGCTCGGGCACCGCGGCGGTGAGCGGCACATGACCGACCTGGCGCACGTGAGCCAACTGCTGCACGAAACCGCCCACCGCGAGCGGTATCACCTTCCTGCCCTGCGTGATTGGCTGCGCCGCCAGATCAAGGACCGCGGTGGCCCGGCCGAGCGCAACCGCCGGTTGGACAGCGACGCCGCGGCCGTGCAGATCATGACGGTGTGGCGCAGCAAGGGGCTGCAATTCCCGGTGGTGTACCTGCCGTTCGGGTTCAACCGGTTCGTCAAGGCCGACACGGTGCTGTGCTTCCATGACGCCGACGGCACGCGTTGTCTGCATGTCGGCGGCGCCGGGGCTCCCGACCGGACCGCGGCCGAGCAGGCCGGCCTGGCCGAGACCGCCGGGGACAACGTCCGGCTCACGTACGTCGCGCTGACCCGGGCCCAGTCGCAGGTGGTGGCGTGGTGGGCGCCGTCCCGCGACGAGCGCAGCGGTGGCCTGTCCCGGCTGCTGCGGGGGCGCCGTCCCGGCGCCACCCTGGTACCGGACTCCATTGTCCCGCAGACGCTTTCCGACGACGACGCGATGGCCTGTTTCACCGCGTGGGAGCACGCCGGCGGCCCGGTGGTCGAGGCGGCCGAGCCCGTCACGCCGATGGCACCACCGCTCCGGGAGGCGCCCCCGGACCTGGACGTGCGGCACTTCCACCGGAGCATCGACACCCATTGGCGCCGGACGTCGTACTCGGCGCTGGTGCGCGTCGTGCACGACGACGGGCAGGCCGTGAGCAGCGAGCCGGACTCCGCGCTCCGGGACGATGAATCCGCCGACGTCGTCACCGAGGCACCGCCTCGGCCACTGGCCGGTGATCTGCCGTCGCCCATGGCGCACTTGCCGGCCGGTGCCGCGTTCGGCTCCCTGGTGCACGCCGTGCTCGAACGTGCCGATCCCCTGTCCGCCGATCTCACGGCCGAGCTGGCCGCCCGCATCGACGAGCAGACCGGTTTGTGGAACGTCGAGGTGCCGACGGTTGAATTGGCCACGGCCTTGGTGCCGATGCACGACACGCCACTGGGCCCATTGGCGCCGGGCCTGACGCTGCGGCAGATCGGGTTGCACGATCGGCTGCGGGAACTTGATTTCGAGATGCCGCTGGGCGGCGGCCAGGGCCGGCCCGACGCCGCGCGGGACATCCGGCTGGCAGAGGTGGGTGCGCTGGTCAGCGAGCTGCTGCCGGCGTCGGATCCGTTGTCCGCCTACGGGGCCCGGTTGCAGGCGCAGCCGCTGGGCCACCAGCGATTGCACGGGTATCTGTCGGGGTCCATCGACGCGGTGCTGCGGGTTCCCGGCGACGGGGGCCACCACCGATACCTGGTGGTCGATTACAAGACGAACCGGCTGGGCGATTTCGGCGCGCCGAACACCGCGACGGACTACACCGCGCCCCGGCTCGCCGAGGCCATGATGCACTCCGACTATCCGTTGCAGGCGTTACTGTATTCTGTTGTGCTGCATCGGTTTCTACGGTGGCGACTACCCGACTACGCGCCCGGCCGGCATCTGGGCGGCATCGCCTACCTGTTCGTGCGGGGCATGTGCGGAGCACAGAATCCCGTCGTCGATGGTCACCCGTGCGGGGTGTTCAGCTGGCAGCCCCCGGTGGAGCTGGTCAGCCGGCTGTCCGACCTGCTGGACCGGGGGATGCCGTCATGACCGCACCGCCGGAGACAACACCGGACCGGCTGCCCGACCCGATGGACTGGCGGCAGGTGCCGGCGGCCACCGGCCTACTGGCGACGTTCAACGCCGCCGGTGTGCTGAATGCCGCCGACGTACATGTGGCCCAAAGGTGTTGCGCGCTGGCAGAAGAGCCGAGCGAGGTCGTTGCGCTCGCGGTCGCGTTGGCGGTCCGCGCGCTGCGGGAAGGCTCGGTTTGTGTCGACCTCAGCACCGTCGCCGAGGACATCGGCGACGGCGGTGGCCTACCGTGGCCGGCGCCCGACGAACTGGTCGCCGCGGTCGCGGGCAGTTCGTTGACGGGCACGGCCATCCGGCTGGACCACGAGCGGCTGGTGTACCTCGATCGCTACTGGCGCGAAGAACAGCAGGTGTGCGCCGACCTGCTGGCACTGTCTGCGCACGCATCACCCGCCGTTACCGGCACAGAACTCGAACGGCTTTTCCCACCAACGCGTTTCGCCGAGCAGCGGGCCGCGGCGCAACTCGCGCTGACCCAGCCGGTGACCGTGCTGACCGGCGGCCCCGGCACCGGAAAGACCACGACCGTGGCCCGGCTGCTCGCGCTCCTGGCGCAGGCCGCGCACCCGGCCCGGCTGCGCATCGCACTCGCGGCACCGACCGGGAAGGCCGCAGCCCGGCTACAGGAGGCGGTCACGGCAGAAGTCGCCACGCTCGAGCCCGCCGATCAGGCGCGGCTCAGCGGACTGCGGGCCGTCACACTGCACCGGCTGCTCGGCCGCCGCCCCGACAGCGCCTCGCGGTTCAAGCACCACCGCGGCAACCGGTTGCCGCACGACGTCATCGTCGTCGACGAGACCTCCATGGTGTCGCTGACACTGATGGCCCGGCTGCTCGAAGCCGTGCGGCCCGACGCCCGGCTGCTGCTGGTCGGCGATCCCGACCAGCTGACCTCGGTGCAGGCCGGCGCCGTGCTGGCCGACCTGGTCGACGGGCTCGCCGATCATCCGTCCATCAAGATCGCCGCGCTGCGCACCACGCACCGGTTCGGGGCGGCCATCGGCGGCCTGGCCGAGGCGATCCGGTCCGGCGACACCGATCAGGTGCTGACACTGCTGCGCGCCGGGGACCCGGCGATCGAGTTCGTCGAGGATGCCGACCCGGCCGCGGTGCTGCGCCCGGTACTGGCGGGCCACGCGCTGAAGATCCGCGAGTGCGCGCTGCTGGGCGCCGGCGACGACGGCCTCGCCGCCATGGACGAGCACCGGCTGCTGTGTGCGCACCGCGACGGCCCGTACGGCGTTCGGCACTGGAACCACCAGGTGGAACGCTGGATCACCGACGAGACCGGGCAGGCCACGTGGTCGCCGTGGTACCCGGGCCGCCCGCTGTTGGTGACTGCCAACGACTACGCGCTCGGCATCTACAACGGCGACACCGGGCTGGTCACCGCCGGCCCCGACGGCGTGCAGGTACACATCGCCGGAGCGACTGCGACGCAACAGTTCTCGCCGAGCCGCATCGTCGACGTCGAGACCATGTACGCGCTGACCATCCACAAGAGCCAAGGGTCGCAAGCCGACGAGGTGACGGTGATCCTGCCGCCGGCCGACTCCCGGCTGCTGACCCGCGAACTGTTCTACACCGCCGTCACCCGCGCCAAGAAGAAGGTGCGCATCGTCGGGTCGGCCGACGAGGTGCGGGCCGCGGTGCAGCGGCAGGCCCTGCGCGCGTCGGGCCTGCGGGACCGGCTGCGGGCCAGTACCTAGGGCCGCGCCGTGTGACGGCTCAGGATCGACACCCGATTGAAGGCATTGATCGCGGTGGCCACCCAGATCACCGCGGAGATCTGGTCGTCATCGAGTACCGCTCGCGCCCTTGCATATTCGCGTTCGGCGATATCGTGGTCGGGCAGCGTCGTGGTGATCTCCGCCAGCCGTAGCGCGGCCCGTTCCTGTTCGGAGAACAGCTCGGTGTCGCGCCAGGCGCGCAGCGTCGCGAGTTGCTTGTCGGTGACGCCGGCCTTGACCGCGCGCCGGTGATGGATCTCCAGGCACGACGGGTAGCCGTTGATCAGGGAGACCCGAGTGTTGACCAGTTCCACCAAGGCGGGCGGCAGCCCGGCCTCGGCGGCGGTCTTGGTGACCGCGGTCGCCACCGCGACCAGTGCCCGGTAGGCGTGGGGCGACTGCTTGTCGATGTGCACGTGGGCGAGGCCCGGTTCGGTGGTGTCCATTGCCTACTTTCAGGTTGCGGTCAGGACGGCGCGGGTAGGGTCGGGGCGAACGCGACGATGGTACGCAGCCGGAAAGGCGAATCGTGAGCAATCTTGAGGCAGAGCCCGTCGAATATGACTGTGCCGCCGGGCCTCCCAATCGCATCGAGATTCTCCGGCCGCGTGAGGTGCCGCTCGGTGGTCCCCGTGCGATGCAGGTCCGTCGCACTCTGCCGCAGCGTGACCGTTCGCTCGTCGGCGCGTGGTGTTTCGCCGACCACTACGGTCCGGAAGACGTCCGCACCCAGGCCGGCATGGACGTCCCGCCACACCCGCACACCGGTCTGCAGACGGTCAGCTGGTTGTTCAGCGGCGAGATCGAACACCGCGACTCGCATGGTGTGCACGAGATGGTGCGGCCCGGCGAG includes these proteins:
- the recD gene encoding exodeoxyribonuclease V subunit alpha is translated as MTAPPETTPDRLPDPMDWRQVPAATGLLATFNAAGVLNAADVHVAQRCCALAEEPSEVVALAVALAVRALREGSVCVDLSTVAEDIGDGGGLPWPAPDELVAAVAGSSLTGTAIRLDHERLVYLDRYWREEQQVCADLLALSAHASPAVTGTELERLFPPTRFAEQRAAAQLALTQPVTVLTGGPGTGKTTTVARLLALLAQAAHPARLRIALAAPTGKAAARLQEAVTAEVATLEPADQARLSGLRAVTLHRLLGRRPDSASRFKHHRGNRLPHDVIVVDETSMVSLTLMARLLEAVRPDARLLLVGDPDQLTSVQAGAVLADLVDGLADHPSIKIAALRTTHRFGAAIGGLAEAIRSGDTDQVLTLLRAGDPAIEFVEDADPAAVLRPVLAGHALKIRECALLGAGDDGLAAMDEHRLLCAHRDGPYGVRHWNHQVERWITDETGQATWSPWYPGRPLLVTANDYALGIYNGDTGLVTAGPDGVQVHIAGATATQQFSPSRIVDVETMYALTIHKSQGSQADEVTVILPPADSRLLTRELFYTAVTRAKKKVRIVGSADEVRAAVQRQALRASGLRDRLRAST
- a CDS encoding carboxymuconolactone decarboxylase family protein codes for the protein MDTTEPGLAHVHIDKQSPHAYRALVAVATAVTKTAAEAGLPPALVELVNTRVSLINGYPSCLEIHHRRAVKAGVTDKQLATLRAWRDTELFSEQERAALRLAEITTTLPDHDIAEREYARARAVLDDDQISAVIWVATAINAFNRVSILSRHTARP
- a CDS encoding UvrD-helicase domain-containing protein; this translates as MDAFDLLGSLPERATTTVLEASAGTGKTYALAGLVTRYIAEGAATLDQMLLITFSRAATRELRERVRAQLVKTVAALDDPPADADDLIRHLANAVPDELDRRRGRLRDALSDFDAATIATTHEFCGLVLRSLGIAGDTDSGAQLVESLDDLVGEIVSDLYLTTYADQRDEPGLSFTEALELAKRVAGDPSAQLRPAAADPDSVAAERLSFAAGVLEELERRKRRLGVLSFDDLLSRLATALEESDAPARDRMRRRWPIVMVDEFQDTDPVQWQVISRAFVGHSAVVLIGDPKQAIYAFRGGDIVTYLDAARSADQRLTLAENWRSDKVLVDRLQTLLKGAALGDEDIVVHPIEARTDRHRLTGAPHSDPFRLRVVARTEFGTPQRKMVPIGQLRPYIAKDLAADISVLLASGAQFDGEPLTAGDIAVIVDSGLDAIPCRDALLDLGIPVVYSGDTDVFASAAAAEWLRLLDAFDAPNRSGVVRAAATTMFFGYRAAELAAGGDELTDQVTTTVRQWAGLARDRGIAAVFESAVSLGLPERVLGHRGGERHMTDLAHVSQLLHETAHRERYHLPALRDWLRRQIKDRGGPAERNRRLDSDAAAVQIMTVWRSKGLQFPVVYLPFGFNRFVKADTVLCFHDADGTRCLHVGGAGAPDRTAAEQAGLAETAGDNVRLTYVALTRAQSQVVAWWAPSRDERSGGLSRLLRGRRPGATLVPDSIVPQTLSDDDAMACFTAWEHAGGPVVEAAEPVTPMAPPLREAPPDLDVRHFHRSIDTHWRRTSYSALVRVVHDDGQAVSSEPDSALRDDESADVVTEAPPRPLAGDLPSPMAHLPAGAAFGSLVHAVLERADPLSADLTAELAARIDEQTGLWNVEVPTVELATALVPMHDTPLGPLAPGLTLRQIGLHDRLRELDFEMPLGGGQGRPDAARDIRLAEVGALVSELLPASDPLSAYGARLQAQPLGHQRLHGYLSGSIDAVLRVPGDGGHHRYLVVDYKTNRLGDFGAPNTATDYTAPRLAEAMMHSDYPLQALLYSVVLHRFLRWRLPDYAPGRHLGGIAYLFVRGMCGAQNPVVDGHPCGVFSWQPPVELVSRLSDLLDRGMPS